A window from Apostichopus japonicus isolate 1M-3 chromosome 2, ASM3797524v1, whole genome shotgun sequence encodes these proteins:
- the LOC139978351 gene encoding probable very-long-chain enoyl-CoA reductase art-1, with protein MMEVLIYHASSGKELCKVSNLKKTSTISDVKKQYQLNKKSAYPSRQSYRLEPKGKSLKDEQTLNSLGLRSGSKLYFKDLGPQVGWSTVFLTEYFGPLVIYLIFYVRPSIIYGADAADQPRDIAVHIAAACWTFHYAKRLLETIFVHRFSHATMPIMNIFKNSSYYWGFAAFVAYFINHPLYTPPQFGNAQLYGGLAGFLFAEYGNWRIHMAFRNLRTPGTKERRIPNATGDPMTILFNLVTCPNYTYETIAWVSFSVMTQCLPALMFGVCGFVQMAIWAKGKHRNYLKEFKNYPRGRKAILPFLI; from the exons ATGATGGAg GTTTTGATATATCATGCTTCCAGTGGAAAAGAGCTATGCAAAGTCTCTAAT CTGAAGAAAACATCCACTATTTCAGATGTTAAGAAACAGTATCAGCTGAATA AAAAATCTGCATATCCAAGTCGCCAGTCATACAGGCTTGAACCAA AGGGTAAAAGTCTGAAAGATGAGCAGACTCTGAACTCGCTTGGCCTTCGAAGTGGAAGCAAGTTATACTTCAAGGACCTCGGTCCCCAAGTTGGGTGGTCTACG GTATTTCTGACAGAATATTTTGGACCATTGGTTATTTACCTGATTTTCTACGTCAGACCAAGTATCATCTACGGTGCTGACGCTGCTGACCAACCGAGAGACATCGCTGTCCA TATCGCAGCTGCTTGCTGGACGTTTCATTACGCCAAGCGACTGTTGGAAACCATCTTTGTTCATCGTTTCTCTCACGCCACCATGCCCATCATGAATATCTTTAAG AATTCCAGCTATTATTGGGGATTTGCTGCCTTTGTGGCGTACTTTATCAATCATCCCTTATATACACCTCCTC AGTTTGGGAACGCTCAATTGTATGGTGGTTTGGCAGGATTTTTG TTTGCAGAGTACGGTAACTGGCGCATCCACATGGCTTTCCGCAACCTCCGAACGCCTGGCACCAAGGAACGTCGTATTCCAAATGCTACAGGAGACCCCATGACCATCCTGTTTAATCTGGTAACCTGTCCTAATTATACATATGAGACCATCGCCTGGGTTAGCTTTAGTGTCATGACACAGTGTCTTCCAG CTCTGATGTTTGGCGTTTGTGGGTTTGTTCAGATGGCTATCTGGGCGAAAGGAAAGCACCGTAATTACCTGAAGGAGTTCAAGAATTACCCGAGAGGGAGGAAGGCAATTCTGCCGTTTCTTATTTGA